Proteins from a single region of Streptomyces vinaceus:
- a CDS encoding DUF1996 domain-containing protein produces MSQKGHKRRLRPKHKLLAAMSALVLGGGGVVIVAQGAFAGQDSRNAPVTATIDCPDVGDKLENVPDQARGEVDANLAKLDTQVADAYQQLSSGRAQGKALLGGLKQQRDKTITSLSDALGKAGQKPAGLQGLSACVMKEAAAADPADEPALANGADAAAKQGAPQQQQQQQQAKGGPARSDFVAINTVKPNVRKPAARGGASTGSFAVQCGRNENGHFNPDNVIVAPGVSNGAHHMHDYVGNKTTDAFSTNNSLAQSGTTCTNGDQSTYYWPVLRLRDGKAEKDAKAPGGGQDANIGTILKPKQVTIEFKGSPVSKVAAMPRFMRIITGDAKALTNGNANANASWSCTGFENRQLKDKYPVCPKGSDVVRTFNFQSCWDGKNIDSANHRTHVAFADNNGNCKKGFKAIPQLVQRIVYSVPPGSRFAVDSFPEQLHKPVTDHGDFINVMSNGLMAGAVRCINDGRACR; encoded by the coding sequence ATGAGCCAAAAGGGCCACAAACGCCGGCTACGGCCGAAGCACAAGCTCCTCGCCGCGATGTCCGCCCTCGTCCTGGGCGGCGGCGGTGTCGTGATCGTCGCCCAGGGCGCCTTCGCTGGGCAGGACTCCCGCAACGCCCCCGTGACCGCCACCATCGACTGCCCGGACGTCGGCGACAAGCTGGAGAACGTCCCGGACCAGGCCCGCGGCGAGGTGGACGCGAACCTCGCGAAGCTCGACACCCAGGTCGCCGACGCCTACCAGCAGCTCTCCTCCGGCCGGGCCCAGGGCAAGGCCCTGCTGGGCGGGCTGAAGCAGCAGCGTGACAAGACCATCACCAGCCTCTCCGACGCGCTGGGGAAGGCGGGCCAGAAGCCCGCCGGGCTGCAGGGGCTCAGTGCCTGCGTGATGAAGGAGGCGGCGGCCGCCGACCCGGCGGACGAGCCGGCCCTCGCGAACGGCGCCGACGCGGCCGCGAAGCAGGGCGCGCCCCAGCAACAGCAGCAACAGCAGCAGGCCAAGGGCGGCCCGGCGCGCAGCGACTTCGTGGCCATCAACACCGTCAAGCCCAACGTGCGCAAGCCGGCGGCGCGCGGCGGCGCCTCCACCGGATCGTTCGCCGTGCAGTGCGGGCGCAACGAGAACGGCCACTTCAACCCCGACAACGTCATCGTCGCGCCCGGCGTGAGCAACGGCGCCCACCACATGCACGACTACGTCGGCAACAAGACCACCGACGCCTTCTCCACGAACAACAGCCTCGCCCAGTCCGGCACCACCTGCACCAACGGCGACCAGTCGACCTACTACTGGCCCGTGCTGCGACTGCGCGACGGCAAGGCGGAGAAGGACGCGAAGGCGCCCGGCGGCGGCCAGGACGCCAACATCGGCACGATCCTGAAGCCGAAGCAGGTGACCATCGAGTTCAAGGGCAGCCCCGTCAGCAAGGTCGCGGCCATGCCCCGCTTCATGCGGATCATCACCGGTGACGCCAAGGCCCTCACCAACGGCAACGCCAACGCGAACGCCTCGTGGAGCTGCACCGGCTTCGAGAACCGCCAGCTGAAGGACAAGTACCCGGTGTGCCCGAAGGGCAGTGACGTCGTGCGGACGTTCAACTTCCAGAGCTGCTGGGACGGCAAGAACATCGACAGCGCCAACCACCGCACGCACGTGGCCTTCGCCGACAACAACGGCAACTGCAAGAAGGGCTTCAAGGCCATTCCGCAGCTGGTCCAGCGGATCGTCTACAGCGTGCCCCCCGGCTCCCGCTTCGCCGTGGACAGCTTCCCCGAGCAGCTCCACAAGCCGGTGACCG
- a CDS encoding DUF4142 domain-containing protein: MSVASRHVMATGVVIGALAFTLIALLIPVQKFGGSNASAATAPAADDDGAGTLSTAFGPLTPQDRDFVRKVRLAGLWELPAGRQAMQRSSRPAIRTAGMHLVEGHTELDRRVLEVGQALGMELPSQPSAQQQGWLDQMDKAQGPQYEQLFIQLLRRAHGKVFQLVAQIRAQTRNSQVRALATDANNTVLDHISVLEASGLVDFDGLTDTPPGTPSGPATAPASSPVSRPTK; encoded by the coding sequence ATGTCGGTGGCATCGAGACACGTGATGGCGACCGGTGTCGTCATCGGCGCCCTCGCGTTCACCCTGATCGCGTTGCTGATCCCCGTACAGAAGTTCGGCGGGAGCAACGCCTCCGCCGCCACCGCTCCGGCGGCCGACGACGACGGTGCTGGGACCCTGAGCACGGCCTTCGGGCCGCTCACCCCCCAGGACCGGGACTTCGTCCGCAAGGTGCGGCTCGCCGGCCTGTGGGAGCTGCCCGCGGGCCGGCAGGCCATGCAGCGCAGCTCCCGTCCCGCGATCCGCACCGCGGGGATGCACCTCGTCGAAGGCCACACCGAACTGGACCGCAGGGTCCTGGAGGTGGGGCAGGCCCTCGGCATGGAGCTCCCCAGCCAGCCCAGTGCGCAGCAGCAGGGCTGGCTCGACCAAATGGACAAGGCCCAAGGCCCCCAGTACGAGCAGCTGTTCATCCAGCTGCTGCGCAGGGCGCACGGCAAGGTGTTCCAACTGGTCGCCCAGATCCGCGCGCAGACCCGCAACTCACAGGTCCGTGCCCTGGCCACGGACGCCAACAACACGGTCCTGGACCACATCTCGGTCCTTGAGGCCAGCGGGCTGGTCGACTTCGACGGCCTCACGGACACCCCGCCCGGCACCCCCTCCGGGCCCGCCACCGCCCCCGCTTCCTCCCCCGTATCCCGACCGACGAAGTGA